The region TGATGGTGTTGTGATCACCCTGCCCAACACCGGTTTGGGAGTTAAGGCCCATGAGGATGTTATCGTTGCCGGTGATGGTGGCCGTGCCCGAGTTTGGTCCGATGATGATATTATTGGTACCGGTGGTGTTGTTGAGTCCGGCTTTGGTGCCCACAAAGGTATTGTTGGAAGCCGTATTGTTGAAGCCCGCCGAATCGCCCAGGGCCACAATGTTATGGCCGGTTTGGTTAGTGTAGCCTGCTTGTATCCCCATAAACACATTGGAGTAGCCCACGGTATTAGACAAGCCTGCCTGATAGCCCATAAACGAATTTCGGGCACCCGTGGTGTTTGACACGCCACTCCGGTAGCCGATAAAGGAGTTATTGAGCCCCGTGTTGTTAAGTCCTGTTTGGTGACCAATAAAGGTACTACCCACCAGACTGGTACTGTTTAACCCCGACTGGTAGCCCACAAACACGTTGGCGCTGCCGGTCTTGTTACCCTGGCCCGCCGAACTGCCTACAAACACATTCTGGTTGCCCATCGTGTTGGCGTAGCCCGCGGCCGTCCCAATAAAGGAATTATCCCGAGCCGTGGTTGAGGAAGCTCCCGTGAGGTTACCCACAAAGACATTGCCCGCGCCGGTAGTAAGGCCGGTACCCGCCTGAAAGCCCACCATTGCATTTTGTACTCCTGAGCTGATGGATGATCCGACCATAACGCCCACCAGGGTGTTCTGGGAACCGGGCGTAGCCGAAACAGGAGTGGTGGCTACATAGTTGTTCTGGGCCAAAAGCGTGTGACTCACCAGAACGAGTACAAGCAAGTAGATATACCGCATGGAATGGTAGATTAGTGAAGTGTATTGGATGATTCGCCAACTTAAGAGTGTGATAGGCTCTAAGGCGTTCGTGAACCTGGGGGAGGCAATATAACTACTAAGCTGCATTAAGTATGCATCTTAACCTGACAGATTAACTAGTGATGTTAATTCTGCAATTGGTAGTTACTTATTTTCACAAAATGCTCTTCTTGAAACGGAGGAGCATTCATGTATCTGATTTAGAAATAGGGCGTTTTACAAAACGGCTAGCCTGAGCATATTCTAGCCTTTATGGCATGTACATTTCCTAAGCAAAAAGTAACACGCCGGTGAGCCTCACTAGCACGGTATACCGGAAAGAAAGCCGGCCGAATGGCCAAGTCTACAAGTGGAGACCAACGGGGCTCGGGTGCTTTTCGCTCGCTCGTTTATCCGCTAGCCAGCCTAGCCCTCGCCTATGCTATTACGGTATACCGTACTGCTGCTCGACTACTTCCAGGCACCCGGTTTGTGATAGACACTATGGCGAAAACAGAACATGGTCATGCCTGAAGTGGCTGCGCCTGAGAACCGCCACCGGAAAAACACCACGATCTGTTCCCACATCTACTATGGATACACTTCTGAAAGTATGATTAACAACAGAGTATCGAAGAATTAGTCCAATAGACATCCCGGGTCCTCTGACTAAGTTCTCCAACTTCTTAACGTAAAAAAAGGGTCATACCAACCTGCGTTCCCCTATCTTGGTGATCGACCGCTCTTCTGTGGCCTTTGACGCCCCAAAAGGCTGTTTTCTTGCGCGTTCTATTCTAGTATATCTATCAATTAACCCGTTTAATGTCTAAGCCAAACACGTATGAAAAACAACTTTACCCGGTTTCGTATGAAGAATTCCGCTCACCTCTCCGCCTGTCTGCTGGGAGTGGCCCTGTGGCTGATGAGCGCCCTGAGTCTGCGGGCTCAAACGGTGTATGTTACCCAAGAGGGAGCCGGTCAGCAAAGCGGTGCCGACTGGGCCAACGCCCTGCCCGGCAGTCAACTCCAGGCTACCCTGGCCTCGGCCTCCGAAGGAGCTGAGTTTCGATTGGCGGGAGGAACCTACAAGCCCAGCCAGACGGGTGATCGTGGCTTAACCTTTACTATCCCTTCGGGGGTAAAGGTGCTGGGGGGTTATCTGGGCAACGGTGCCAATCCCGACCAGCGTATAGACTTTGCCAGTACCGACCAGCCCAGCAGCACAACCCTCTCAGGTGATATTGATAACAACAACCAGTTGGATGCGGGGAACAGCGAACACGTCGTTAATTTTAACAAGGCCAGTGAGCAGACCCGTCTGGATGGTGTGGTCATTACAGGAGGAAATGCGACCAACGGTGGTGGAGGAATCTACAACAATGGCAATCGAGGAGTCAGCAGTCCAACTATTCAGAATTGTGTAGTAAGTCAGAATCGTACGAATGGGAAGGGCGGAGCCATCTTAAACGATGGAAGTTCGGGCCAGGCCAATCCCGTGCTTATTAATTGCCGCTTCGTCAGTAATCAGGCCAATCAGGGAGGAGCTATTTACAATGACGCGTTTCTGGGCACCTGTAAGCCTACTTTCACGAATTGCTCCTTTCTGAACAACTCAGCCAGCAATGGCGGAGCGATATACGATTATGCCGAAGCGAATGGTCCGTTTGGCCCCCCTGGTCCAGGTGACAATCGTCCTCTTCTGGTAAACTGTGTGTTACAGGCAAATACCGCTTCTGCCACTGGTGGCGCCATGGTTAATGAAACCAGAGGAGCCGGTCTTCCAACCACTGAGCCAACCCTGATCAACTGTAGCCTGGTGAGTAATTCGGCCCCCCAGGGAGGGGCTTTTTATAACATTGCCACGCCGAATACAATTAATAATACCCAAATATTTGCCAAGCCCAGGTTGTACAATAGCTTCTTATGGAACAACGGGGGGGGCAATACCACGGTAAACATCAAGTTTAAGAACAACTCCGGTGGAACCAGTAGCGGAGAAGGGCAGATTCTATTTTATAACTGTCTGGGCGATCCGGGGGTGAATAACGCCCTGAACACGGACCCCAAAGCCCAAATCATCACCACATCCCCGTTTGTGAGCGCGTCGAACTTACAGCTCAATCCCTGCTCCCCGGCCATTAACACCGGCAACACCAGCTACTACACCGACCGATCGAGCCAGCAAACAGACCTGGCCGGTAACCCCCGGATGGTGGGTGCCACCATCGACATCGGTGCCTTCGAGTTCCAAGGCACGCCTGCTATCCCCCTGGCCATCACCCAGCCACCCGCCAGTCAGTCCAGCGTCGTGGCCGGTGCGACCGTCGAGACAACCGTCGGCCTCAATGCACCGGCCGACAGCTACACATGGTACAAAGACGGAATCGTCGTGACGGGGCAGACCTCAGGTAGCCTCCGGCTCACTAATGTGCAACTCGCTCAGGCGGGTTCCTACTCGCTGGTGGCCACCAGTGCCTGCAACAGCGTTACCTCCACCGCCTTTAGCCTCTCCGTTACCCTGTCACGGCTCATCACCCTCAGTGGCCTCTCGGTCAGTCCCAATCCCGTCTGTGCGGGCCAGTCTATCTCGGTGGAGGCCAGCGTTGGCAACCTCAGTGGCAGCTACAGCTACACGCTCACCAATGGGATCAACCCCATCAGCGGCACGGCCACCACCTCAGCCTTCAGTCAGTCGCTGACGGCCACAGGCTCAGGGGTGCAGAGCTTCACCCTGACGGTGAGCAGCGGTGAACAAGTAGCCACGGCCACGACCAGCTTAACCGTCAATGCGCCCCCCAGCCCGACGCTCATCAGCAGTGGTACCTTAAGTTGTGGGCAGACTTCCCTCACCCTGACAGCCAGTCCGGGTGAGCAGAGCTACCGCTTTAGTGGTCCCAGTGTGGTGAGCCAGAGTGGCAACACGGCCCTCGTCAACGCACCGGGCACCTACTCGGTGACCAGCACGAATGCCAGTGGGTGCGTGAGTACGACCAGCACGACCGTCTTCAGCAACACGGCGGTGATCACCATGAATAATCCCCCTACCAGCACTGCAACCCTCAATGCGCCCTTCAGCCAAACCTTAACGGCCACGGGTGGGGCAACGCCCTACTTCTACAGCCTGGCTAGCGGCAGTCTACCTGCCGGACTGAGTTTGACCCCAAGTGGTCTGCTCAGCGGCACGCCAACCCAGGCCGGCAGTTTCACCCTGGTAGTGCGGGGCCAGGACGCCAATGGCTGTTTCGGTCTGGGACCTGCCTACGTCTTGACGGTTAATGCTACGGCTGTCATCAGCGGCTTTACTTCGCTGGAGAACACGGTCTGCGTGGGCAGTCCGGTAACCTTTACCGCCACCGTGGGTAACGTAACGGCCCCCTACACGTATACGCTTACCAATGGCACCAGCACCACCACTGGCACAACCAGTGGTGGTTTCAGCCAGCACCTGACGGCCACAGGCTCGGGGGCGCAGAGCTTCACCCTGACGGTGAGCAGCGGTGAACAAGTAGCCACGGCCACGACCAGTGTGACGGTGATGCCTACGCCACCAACACCCACCATCGCTACGCAGAGTGGGCAGTCCTACCCCGGTGGTCAATCGGCCCTCACCGTGGCTCAGTACTCGGGTACGGTCACCCTGCTCATCAACGGCTGTAGCGGTACCATCAACTGGCAGGGGCCCAATGGCAGCAGCGGCAGCACCACCAGTATCCCGGTAGCGACCTCCGCCACCGGTACGTTTGTCTACCAGGCTACCTGTCAGCAAACGGGCTGCTTGAGTGCGCCCGCCAGCGCTACAGTCACCGTGCAGGGCGCACCCCTGCGGGTGATCACTCCGCTGTTCGACTGTGCCAGCGGCAAACTGACCCTGCGCACCACAGGTGGTAACGGCCAGCCCATTGAGTACCAGATTCCCTCGGTGACCACTGGCTGGGAAGCTACCAACCCGGTGAGCATCCAGGCCAAAGATTTCAAAAAGAGCCTCAAGCTACGGGCTCGTCAGCGAAGCGTGGGTAAGGGCGGCTTTGAGAGTGACGAGCTGGACTACCAGTTACCGGCCTGTCCGGGAGCCCGTGTAGCTTCGCCAGAAACAGACACTGAGCTGAGGGTGGTGGTTCTGGACAATCCCATAACGGGTCAGGCAGTGGTGGTAGAGGTGCGGGGTGCCGAAGGCCAACCCTTGCGATTGGCCTTAACTAATTTACAGGGTCAACCGATCAGCGAGAAGACCCTAGAACAGGCCAGGGGAGTAGAGACTCAAAGCTTATCCGTAGGTTCCCAGGGGGCAGGTGTGCTGTTGTTGCGGGTGAGCACCGCTGGTCAAACGAAGACGCTCAAAGTGCTTAAGCTCTAAAATAGGATTTCGGTAACCTAGCCAGCGGCTGAATCCTCAGGGGGTTCAGCCGCTTTTCTATGAGAATGCTGTTGCAGACCGAGTTCGTCCTTACACGACCCCTTGACC is a window of Spirosoma linguale DSM 74 DNA encoding:
- a CDS encoding hypothetical protein (KEGG: dal:Dalk_0145 hypothetical protein) encodes the protein MQLSSYIASPRFTNALEPITLLSWRIIQYTSLIYHSMRYIYLLVLVLVSHTLLAQNNYVATTPVSATPGSQNTLVGVMVGSSISSGVQNAMVGFQAGTGLTTGAGNVFVGNLTGASSTTARDNSFIGTAAGYANTMGNQNVFVGSSAGQGNKTGSANVFVGYQSGLNSTSLVGSTFIGHQTGLNNTGLNNSFIGYRSGVSNTTGARNSFMGYQAGLSNTVGYSNVFMGIQAGYTNQTGHNIVALGDSAGFNNTASNNTFVGTKAGLNNTTGTNNIIIGPNSGTATITGNDNILMGLNSQTGVGQGDHNTIIGGEAGGGQWAGNSNTLIGHHARAESMTLHHATAIGAEATVTISDALVLGNQVNVGIGTSAPTDRLEVNSGADHESGVRLSRLTASSPAQLTTTEKVLTVDERGRIVLAQAGRFLVRTVADWSDKVFSPGYPLLPLDEVEGYIQHNHHLPGLPSAKEVVEKGIDAARMDASLLAKIEELTLYSIRQQKEIDELKQLVNRLLRQKK
- a CDS encoding Ig family protein (PFAM: Ig family protein; Immunoglobulin I-set domain protein; Polymorphic membrane protein Chlamydia~KEGG: gsu:GSU0754 fibronectin type III domain- containing protein), coding for MKNNFTRFRMKNSAHLSACLLGVALWLMSALSLRAQTVYVTQEGAGQQSGADWANALPGSQLQATLASASEGAEFRLAGGTYKPSQTGDRGLTFTIPSGVKVLGGYLGNGANPDQRIDFASTDQPSSTTLSGDIDNNNQLDAGNSEHVVNFNKASEQTRLDGVVITGGNATNGGGGIYNNGNRGVSSPTIQNCVVSQNRTNGKGGAILNDGSSGQANPVLINCRFVSNQANQGGAIYNDAFLGTCKPTFTNCSFLNNSASNGGAIYDYAEANGPFGPPGPGDNRPLLVNCVLQANTASATGGAMVNETRGAGLPTTEPTLINCSLVSNSAPQGGAFYNIATPNTINNTQIFAKPRLYNSFLWNNGGGNTTVNIKFKNNSGGTSSGEGQILFYNCLGDPGVNNALNTDPKAQIITTSPFVSASNLQLNPCSPAINTGNTSYYTDRSSQQTDLAGNPRMVGATIDIGAFEFQGTPAIPLAITQPPASQSSVVAGATVETTVGLNAPADSYTWYKDGIVVTGQTSGSLRLTNVQLAQAGSYSLVATSACNSVTSTAFSLSVTLSRLITLSGLSVSPNPVCAGQSISVEASVGNLSGSYSYTLTNGINPISGTATTSAFSQSLTATGSGVQSFTLTVSSGEQVATATTSLTVNAPPSPTLISSGTLSCGQTSLTLTASPGEQSYRFSGPSVVSQSGNTALVNAPGTYSVTSTNASGCVSTTSTTVFSNTAVITMNNPPTSTATLNAPFSQTLTATGGATPYFYSLASGSLPAGLSLTPSGLLSGTPTQAGSFTLVVRGQDANGCFGLGPAYVLTVNATAVISGFTSLENTVCVGSPVTFTATVGNVTAPYTYTLTNGTSTTTGTTSGGFSQHLTATGSGAQSFTLTVSSGEQVATATTSVTVMPTPPTPTIATQSGQSYPGGQSALTVAQYSGTVTLLINGCSGTINWQGPNGSSGSTTSIPVATSATGTFVYQATCQQTGCLSAPASATVTVQGAPLRVITPLFDCASGKLTLRTTGGNGQPIEYQIPSVTTGWEATNPVSIQAKDFKKSLKLRARQRSVGKGGFESDELDYQLPACPGARVASPETDTELRVVVLDNPITGQAVVVEVRGAEGQPLRLALTNLQGQPISEKTLEQARGVETQSLSVGSQGAGVLLLRVSTAGQTKTLKVLKL